The following are encoded in a window of Chloroflexia bacterium SDU3-3 genomic DNA:
- a CDS encoding bifunctional nuclease family protein: protein MIRVTVDSIRVSLLTQNRVVVLREVDSKRYLPIFIGPFEAEAIAAALQGIEPQRPMTHDLLRSVFGELHAHIDYILINDIRESTYFARIVVNQSGQIIEIDSRPSDAIALAVRTESPIYVAPHVLEQGGTPFDEEESLTPVEPAAPAASADEPEQETSDEDISIFRNFINTLDIDKDDDSNRNEQQ from the coding sequence ATGATACGTGTAACTGTTGACAGCATCCGCGTCAGCTTGTTGACACAGAATCGAGTCGTGGTTCTTCGCGAAGTCGACAGCAAGCGCTATCTGCCGATCTTTATTGGCCCTTTCGAGGCAGAGGCCATCGCTGCTGCTTTACAAGGCATTGAGCCACAGCGCCCAATGACCCACGATCTCCTTCGCTCTGTGTTTGGCGAGCTGCATGCCCACATAGACTACATCCTGATCAACGACATCCGCGAGAGCACCTACTTCGCGCGGATCGTGGTCAACCAGTCGGGCCAGATCATCGAGATCGACTCGCGCCCCAGCGATGCGATCGCGCTGGCGGTGCGCACCGAGTCGCCGATCTACGTCGCCCCCCACGTGCTTGAGCAGGGCGGCACGCCCTTCGACGAGGAAGAGAGCCTCACACCAGTGGAGCCAGCCGCACCCGCAGCCAGCGCCGACGAGCCCGAGCAGGAAACCAGCGACGAGGATATCTCGATCTTCCGCAACTTTATCAACACGCTCGATATCGACAAAGACGACGATAGCAACCGCAACGAGCAGCAGTAG
- a CDS encoding histidine phosphatase family protein — protein MIALRFLCPAAWLYVGNIDEVPMSRETTAIYLIRHGETVWNVERRIQGWGDSPLTALGRQQALDLGSQLADVPCQAIYASTSQRAIDTAHAVRGQRDAPLALWPELRELGFGPWEGQSSAELEQRDTDRFHAFWNTPLEYTLEGAETLDALHLRVQRSIGLICAQHPGQTVFVVTHTVFIKMALLIHEGRSLGQLWDPPYIHPASYRVITCDQGFGQTFRLR, from the coding sequence ATGATCGCGCTGCGCTTTCTGTGCCCCGCAGCGTGGCTGTATGTGGGCAACATAGACGAGGTACCCATGTCACGTGAAACGACCGCTATCTATCTTATACGCCATGGCGAGACCGTGTGGAATGTCGAGCGCCGCATCCAGGGCTGGGGCGACTCGCCGCTGACGGCGCTGGGTCGCCAGCAGGCCTTGGATCTTGGATCGCAGCTGGCCGATGTGCCTTGCCAGGCGATCTACGCCAGCACTAGCCAGCGTGCCATCGATACCGCCCATGCGGTGCGCGGCCAGCGCGATGCGCCGCTGGCGCTGTGGCCCGAGCTGCGCGAGCTGGGCTTTGGCCCCTGGGAGGGGCAATCTAGCGCCGAGCTTGAGCAGCGCGATACCGATCGCTTCCACGCGTTCTGGAACACGCCGCTGGAATATACCCTGGAGGGTGCCGAGACGCTGGATGCGCTGCACCTGCGCGTGCAGCGCTCGATCGGCCTGATCTGCGCGCAGCACCCTGGCCAGACGGTGTTTGTGGTCACGCACACCGTCTTTATCAAGATGGCCTTGCTCATCCACGAGGGTCGTAGCCTGGGGCAGCTGTGGGATCCGCCCTACATTCACCCGGCCTCGTACCGTGTGATCACCTGTGACCAGGGCTTTGGCCAGACCTTCCGCCTGCGCTAG
- a CDS encoding GHMP kinase, producing MRLYKAKAPMRIGFFGGGTDVSPYAEQHGGKVLNCTIDKYVRCMLRPSSDGGIVIRSLDLEEVSRRTTGRWEGKLSLPQAVLDAMPEAQGVDVTMFSDVPPGSGLGSSSALVVSMLKLISTVYNIPMDPHTLAELAFRIERVDLGIPGGRQDQYAAAFGGMCVYHFGGPHVIVEPVITDPAALLELESCLMIGYIGDRKLLTHHLMEDQVRRLKEGDTLRYHDETKAFVDESVKLLRGLKIADFGRLLHDAWEVKKAFSPYIAPPIVEEIYTAARAHGAWGGKITGAGGGGFMVFACPFDRRLELERTLEDHGVRVRPFSFTTQGVHAWSVDVDGPSAH from the coding sequence ATGCGGCTGTATAAAGCCAAGGCACCCATGCGCATCGGCTTTTTTGGCGGCGGAACCGATGTCAGCCCGTATGCCGAGCAGCACGGCGGCAAGGTGCTGAACTGCACTATCGATAAGTACGTGCGCTGCATGCTGCGCCCCAGCAGCGATGGCGGGATCGTCATCCGCTCGCTCGACCTCGAAGAGGTGAGCCGCCGCACCACCGGCCGCTGGGAGGGCAAGCTCAGCCTGCCCCAGGCCGTGCTCGACGCCATGCCCGAGGCCCAGGGCGTGGATGTGACCATGTTCTCCGATGTGCCGCCCGGCAGCGGCCTCGGCTCCTCGTCGGCGCTGGTGGTGAGCATGCTCAAGCTGATCTCCACCGTCTACAACATCCCGATGGACCCCCACACCCTGGCCGAGCTGGCCTTCCGCATCGAGCGGGTGGACCTGGGCATCCCCGGCGGGCGGCAGGATCAGTACGCCGCAGCCTTCGGCGGCATGTGCGTCTACCACTTCGGCGGCCCGCATGTGATCGTCGAGCCGGTGATCACCGACCCCGCCGCGCTGCTGGAGCTGGAGAGCTGCCTGATGATCGGCTACATCGGCGACCGCAAGCTGCTGACCCACCACCTGATGGAAGACCAGGTGCGCCGCCTGAAGGAGGGCGACACCCTGCGCTACCACGACGAGACCAAGGCGTTTGTTGACGAGTCGGTCAAGCTGCTGCGCGGCCTGAAGATCGCCGACTTCGGGCGGCTGCTGCACGACGCATGGGAGGTCAAGAAGGCCTTCTCGCCGTACATTGCCCCGCCGATCGTGGAGGAGATCTACACGGCGGCCCGCGCCCACGGCGCGTGGGGCGGCAAGATCACCGGCGCGGGCGGCGGCGGCTTCATGGTGTTTGCGTGCCCCTTCGACCGGCGGCTGGAGCTGGAGCGCACGCTGGAGGACCACGGCGTGCGGGTGCGGCCGTTCTCCTTCACCACACAGGGCGTGCACGCCTGGAGCGTGGATGTGGATGGCCCATCGGCCCACTAG
- a CDS encoding DUF2520 domain-containing protein translates to MLRSCESHGRVCAYFSRAMRAWAGALPGCVLPAPFAARGDAVASLSIAVIGAGRVGGALGRALHAAGYPVAAVWSRSPAHAAELASATGAAVAATPHEAAASANLTLIAVTDTQIATVASALGEAPAGAAAVHLSGANSAALLAPLAGRGWQVGAFHPLQTFADAHSPVLPGTVFAIDAAGPLAEDLASAARALGGTPLPIPSETRAIYHAAAAMMANYTVVLAAQASALLAECGLPQPQALAALLPLLRGAVESLDRLGVPAALTGPIARGDAATVARHLDALAKTAPEALPIYRTLGAAAVPLARAIGGDAQGLDTITELLHPPPHAG, encoded by the coding sequence ATGTTGCGATCATGCGAAAGCCATGGTAGAGTATGCGCCTACTTTTCGAGAGCTATGCGGGCGTGGGCTGGTGCGCTGCCGGGGTGCGTGCTGCCCGCGCCTTTTGCCGCGCGGGGAGATGCTGTGGCCAGCTTGAGCATCGCGGTGATCGGGGCAGGGCGAGTTGGCGGGGCGCTTGGGCGGGCTTTGCACGCCGCTGGCTACCCCGTGGCCGCCGTGTGGAGCCGCAGCCCCGCGCACGCCGCCGAGCTGGCCAGCGCCACTGGGGCTGCTGTGGCCGCCACGCCACATGAGGCCGCCGCGTCGGCAAACCTAACGCTAATTGCGGTGACAGACACGCAGATCGCGACGGTGGCCAGCGCGCTGGGCGAAGCGCCTGCGGGCGCGGCGGCAGTGCACCTGAGCGGGGCCAACAGCGCGGCGCTGCTGGCCCCGCTGGCCGGGCGCGGCTGGCAGGTGGGCGCGTTCCACCCGCTGCAGACCTTCGCGGATGCGCATTCGCCGGTGCTGCCGGGCACTGTGTTCGCTATCGACGCGGCGGGGCCGCTGGCTGAGGATCTGGCCAGTGCGGCGCGTGCGCTGGGTGGCACGCCCCTGCCCATCCCGTCCGAGACGCGGGCCATCTACCACGCGGCGGCGGCCATGATGGCCAACTACACCGTGGTGCTGGCCGCCCAAGCCTCGGCGCTGCTGGCCGAGTGCGGCCTGCCGCAGCCCCAGGCGCTGGCCGCGCTGCTGCCGCTGCTGCGCGGCGCGGTGGAGAGCCTGGACCGCTTGGGCGTGCCCGCCGCGCTCACCGGCCCGATCGCTAGGGGCGATGCGGCCACCGTGGCGCGGCACCTCGATGCGCTGGCCAAGACCGCGCCCGAGGCGCTGCCGATCTACCGCACGCTGGGCGCGGCGGCGGTGCCGCTGGCCCGCGCCATCGGCGGCGACGCGCAGGGCCTCGATACGATCACCGAGCTGCTTCACCCCCCGCCGCACGCGGGCTAG
- the panB gene encoding 3-methyl-2-oxobutanoate hydroxymethyltransferase: MRTSILDIQAMKQRGERIPMITAYDYTSAQMVERAGIPLILVGDSLGNVVQGQPTTLPVTVDEIIYHAKMVARGSQRALVVGDMPFLSYASAAQAMETARRLMQEAGVQAVKLEGGAHVTAFVRQLTAFGVPVMGHLGYTPQSELVIGRRVQGKSADAARQLLADALALEEAGAFAVVLELVPAPLAAAITARLRIPTIGIGAGAGCDGQVQVWHDLLGLYADYQPRHARRYLQLADTISEALGSYAADVRAGAFPTAEHSAKMDEAELRAALGQED; the protein is encoded by the coding sequence ATGCGAACGAGCATCCTCGACATCCAGGCGATGAAGCAGCGCGGCGAGCGCATCCCGATGATCACCGCCTACGACTACACCTCGGCCCAGATGGTCGAGCGGGCGGGCATCCCGCTCATCTTGGTGGGCGACTCGCTGGGCAATGTGGTGCAGGGCCAGCCCACCACGCTGCCGGTGACGGTGGACGAGATCATCTACCACGCCAAGATGGTGGCGCGCGGCAGCCAGCGCGCCCTGGTGGTAGGCGACATGCCGTTTCTCTCCTACGCCAGCGCGGCGCAGGCGATGGAGACGGCCCGCCGCCTGATGCAGGAGGCCGGGGTGCAGGCGGTGAAGCTGGAGGGCGGCGCGCACGTGACTGCCTTCGTGCGGCAGCTCACCGCGTTCGGCGTGCCGGTGATGGGCCACCTGGGCTACACGCCCCAGTCCGAGCTGGTGATCGGGCGGCGCGTGCAGGGCAAGAGCGCCGACGCGGCCCGCCAGCTGCTGGCCGACGCGCTGGCGCTTGAGGAGGCCGGGGCCTTCGCGGTGGTGCTGGAGCTGGTGCCTGCCCCGCTGGCGGCGGCGATCACGGCGCGGCTGCGCATCCCCACCATCGGCATCGGCGCGGGGGCGGGCTGCGATGGGCAGGTGCAGGTCTGGCACGATCTGCTAGGGCTGTACGCCGACTACCAGCCGCGCCACGCCCGCCGCTACCTCCAGCTGGCCGACACGATCAGCGAGGCGCTGGGCAGCTACGCGGCGGATGTGCGCGCTGGCGCGTTCCCCACCGCCGAGCACAGCGCGAAGATGGATGAGGCCGAGCTACGGGCGGCGCTGGGCCAAGAGGACTAG
- a CDS encoding ABC-F family ATP-binding cassette domain-containing protein, producing MLQIQHLRKAYAAATVLSDISLIINDSEHVALIGPNGAGKSTLLRCLIGAEQPDAGTIALSPPGQRIGYLAQSFEHLAGHTVRSALAQAQAEVLAAAAAVERAAEALASAQDLDAAMADYEQASAAFEALGGYSYEQHAAEVLGGLGLDGIDPDQLADTLSGGQKTRLGLALLLLSQPDLLLLDEPTNHLDVAALEWLEGFVRSYPRAALVVSHDRAFLDRTVTRTLYLDPDTRTVASYTGGYSDFAAAREREREAQEAAWQDQQLYIREVEADIRRVRGRAQSIQNGPKRGRDFYGGVSAKVARLARTRERKLERYMSDAERVERPRQSWGIRLDFGEPTGGSRSVLRVEDVSFAYPGAAPLLRDVAFELEYGERVALVGPNGAGKTTLLRLITGELAPSAGEVRLGASVRLGVMAQQQETLDPTRTVLETVRRARAMSETEARSFLHFFLFGGDSAFRTVGVCSLGERSRLQLALLVLAGCNLLVLDEPLNHLDIEGREHFEQALDAFEGTVLAVSHDRAFLSSFAERVIEVHDGGVRLHAGGYEG from the coding sequence ATGCTTCAGATTCAACACCTACGGAAGGCGTACGCCGCCGCCACGGTTCTTTCCGATATCTCGCTTATCATCAACGACTCCGAGCACGTGGCCCTGATCGGCCCAAATGGCGCTGGGAAATCGACCCTGCTGCGCTGCCTGATCGGCGCCGAGCAGCCCGATGCGGGCACGATCGCGCTCTCGCCGCCTGGGCAGCGCATCGGCTACTTGGCCCAGTCGTTCGAGCACCTGGCAGGCCACACAGTGCGCAGCGCGCTGGCTCAGGCCCAGGCCGAGGTGCTGGCCGCCGCCGCTGCGGTGGAGCGCGCCGCCGAGGCGCTGGCCAGCGCGCAGGATCTGGATGCGGCTATGGCCGACTACGAGCAGGCCAGCGCGGCGTTCGAGGCCCTGGGCGGCTACAGCTATGAGCAGCACGCCGCCGAGGTGCTGGGCGGCCTCGGGCTGGATGGTATCGACCCCGACCAGCTCGCCGACACGCTGAGCGGCGGCCAGAAGACCCGGCTGGGCCTGGCGCTGCTGCTGCTGAGCCAGCCCGATCTGCTGCTGCTCGATGAGCCGACCAACCACCTGGATGTGGCCGCGCTGGAGTGGCTGGAGGGCTTCGTGCGCTCCTACCCGCGCGCCGCGCTGGTCGTCTCGCACGACCGCGCCTTCCTCGACCGCACCGTCACGCGCACGCTCTACCTCGACCCCGACACGCGCACAGTAGCCAGCTACACCGGCGGCTACAGCGACTTCGCCGCCGCCCGCGAGCGCGAGCGCGAGGCCCAGGAGGCCGCCTGGCAGGATCAGCAGCTCTACATCCGCGAGGTCGAGGCCGACATCCGCCGGGTGCGCGGCAGGGCGCAGTCGATCCAGAACGGGCCAAAGCGCGGGCGCGATTTCTACGGCGGGGTGTCGGCCAAGGTGGCGCGGCTGGCCCGCACCCGCGAGCGCAAGCTGGAGCGCTACATGAGCGACGCCGAGCGCGTGGAGCGCCCGCGCCAGAGCTGGGGCATCCGGCTCGACTTCGGCGAGCCGACGGGCGGGTCGCGCAGCGTGCTGCGGGTGGAGGATGTGTCCTTCGCCTACCCAGGGGCCGCGCCGCTGCTGCGCGATGTGGCCTTCGAGCTGGAGTACGGCGAGCGCGTGGCGCTGGTGGGGCCGAACGGCGCGGGCAAGACCACGCTGCTGCGGCTGATCACTGGCGAGCTGGCCCCCAGCGCAGGCGAGGTGCGGCTGGGCGCTTCCGTGCGGCTGGGCGTGATGGCGCAGCAGCAGGAGACGCTTGACCCCACCCGCACGGTGCTGGAGACGGTGCGCCGCGCCCGCGCGATGAGCGAGACCGAGGCGCGCAGCTTTCTGCACTTCTTCCTGTTTGGCGGCGACAGCGCCTTCCGCACAGTGGGCGTGTGCTCGCTGGGCGAGCGCAGCCGACTCCAGCTGGCGCTGCTGGTGCTGGCGGGCTGCAACCTGCTGGTGCTGGATGAGCCGCTCAACCACCTGGATATCGAGGGTCGCGAGCATTTCGAGCAGGCCCTCGATGCCTTTGAGGGCACGGTGCTGGCGGTCTCGCACGACCGCGCCTTCCTCAGCTCGTTTGCCGAGCGCGTGATCGAGGTGCACGATGGCGGCGTGCGCCTGCACGCGGGCGGCTATGAGGGCTAG